ATCATTAAATTTTCGCTCGCGACCATAAACTCATACCCCACGAGCACGAATAAAAACAGCACGAAAAACTCCGCCGTGTGGTACTCGTGCGCGCTTCTTGTACCCAAAGACAAAAAGATGAAAAATATCGAACCTGCGAGCATAATAAGCATCGATAGCGTCGCGATTCCGTCCACCAGCATCACGTCAAAAAGCCCGCGTATGCCGCTGTTGTATCCAAAAACGAGCCCGAAGCCGAGAGCTAGCGCCAGTATCGTGATGACGGCGTAAAATTTATACGATAGCGTGCGCGCAAAAAGCAAAACCGCGAGCATCAGCAGGGCAAATCCTCCGAGTATCGCCATAGGCGCGATCGAGGCTAAATTTAAAAGATTATTTTGCATCGCTTCTTACCTTAAAATTTGCTTTTTCCATATAGGCGCGGGTCGCGGTTTGAGAGGCTTTGTTAAACATCAACTCAAGGCTCTGCGTCACGCTAGGCTCGATGCTCTTTAACATCAGATTCGGCGCAACGCCCAGCGCCACTACTAGCGTGCAGATCGGGACAATAGAGCAAAGCTCGGTTCTGTTTAGATCGCTTAGCTTCTTATTCTCCTCATGCACGAGCGCGCCGAAGAAGGTCTTTTTATAAAGATTCATCGAATAGATCGCGCCCATTATGATGCCGAGCCCGCCCAAAAGCGCATAGCTAAAACTGATTTTAAAAATCCCCGCAAGGCTTAGGAATTCTCCCACGAAGCCGATCGTAAGCGGAAGGCCTATCGAGCCTAGCAGCACGACGCAAAAGCAAAACGCATAAAGCGGCATCACCCGCGCAAGCCCGCCAAATTCGCTAAAAAGCTTCGTGTGCCTGCGGTCGTATAAAAAGCCTACGAGCATAAAAAGCCCGCCGCTTACGATGCCGTGGCTGATCATCAAAAATACCGCGCCGCTCACCCCCTCCGCGCTCATTGAAAAAATTCCTAGCATTATGACGCCCATATGCGCGATCGAGCTATACGCGATAACCTGTTTGATGTCCTTTTGCGCAAAGGCGATGAAACTCGCGTAGATGATCATAACGATCGCTACGGCGCACATCATCCCGCTAAAATGCACGCTCGCGTCCGGAAACATCGGCAGCGAAAATCGCACGAAGCCGTAGGTACCCATCTTAAGAAGCACCGCGGCAAGCAGAACCGAGCCTATCGTAGGGGCCTGCCCGTGCGCGTACGGAAGCCAGGTATGAAAAGGAAAGCAAGGCGTCTTGATCGCAAAAGCGACCGAAAATGCCAGAAATAGAGGAATTTGCGTGCTAAGCGGTAGCGACAAGCTCTGCCAGTCTAGGATATTAAAGCTGTACTCGCCCGTAGCCTCGTGATAGAAATAGCTCATCGCTACGAGCCCTACGAGTAGAAACATCGAACCTAGAAAGGTATAGATGAAAAATTTCACCGCGGCGTAAATTCTCTTGCCGCTGCCCCACGCGCCGATGATATAGAGCATCGGAATAAGCGAAAGCTCCCAAAAGATGTAAAAAAGTATCGCATCCAGCGCCACGAAAACGCCCACCATCGTCATCTCTAAAAACAAAATGCAGATGATTAAATTTTTCGCGCGCTCTTTGATACTTAGACTAAGCAGCGCCAAAAATGTAACCAGCGTGCTTAGGATCACTAAAAACAGCGAAATTCCGTCCACGCCGATGAAGTAGTTGATGCCGTATTCGCTTATGAAAGGGTGCAGCACGCTAAACGCGATGCCGTCCACCGGCTCGTAGAGTATCCACAAAACAAGCGAGAGCACGAACTCTATAAAGCTCATCGTAACGGCGTAGGTCTTAATGCTCGCTTCGTCGATCAAAAAGCCTAAAACCGCAGCTACCGCCGGAAAAAATATAACCAAACTTAAAAAGTATTCCATGCCCACCTCACAGCGCAAACGCCAAAATCAGCAAAATGAAAGATCCCAAAACCATCCACCTTAAATTTGCGCTCAAATCTCCGCTATTGCTCGCGCGATCCGCACCTTCGCCGCTTTTTACCGCCACGCGAGCGATCAGATCGACGCTGGCGTCTATGATCGCGCCGTCGCATTTAGCGCAGATCTCGCTAAGCTTAGCGTATCCGCGCACGATCACGCGCTCGTAAATTTGCGGGATAAAATACTGCGCGATCAAAATTTTATAAAATTTGCAGTTCTTTAAATTTTGGCTAAATTTACCCTTGCCGTATGTCCAAATCGTGCCGATCGCCACCGCGCTTATCATCGCTAGCGTTAGGGCGATCAAAATTACCTCTACGCCGTGCGGGATTGAAATTTTAAAGCCCGGCAGTATGTTAAGCACAAACTCCGCAAAGTCGTGCTCGAAAAAGCCAGCGATCACCGCAGGCACGGCTAATACGCCCATCGCAATGAGGGCAAAGCCTTTCGCCTCGTGCGGATGGTGCGAGTATTTTGCCTTACCGAAAAACACAAGCATTATTAGGCGCACGCTGTAAAATGTCGTCATCGCGGCGCCCGCAAATAGCAGCGCCCAGATGAAATACGCGTCCGCGCTCCACGCCGCTTCCAAAATTTTATCTTTTGAAAAAAAGCCCGCGAACGGATAAAATCCGCAAAGCGCAAGCGAGCCTATGCACATTAAAATCGCCGTAGGCCGCATAAACTTATATAATCCGCCCATATTTTGGATATTTAGATCGTCTTTCATCGCGTGCATTACGTTGCCCGCGCCCAAAAATAGAAGCGCCTTGAAAAACGCGTGCGTCGCCAGATGAAATAGCGCGATCCAATACGCCCCGAGCCCCGCGGCTACGAACATATAGCCAAGCTGCGAAAGCGTGGAGTAGGCGATGATCTTTTTAAGATCGTTATGAACTAGCGCCATCGACGCCGCAAAGACCGCCACGAAGGCGCCCAAGCAGACGATAAAGCCGCTTACTTCCGGCGCGAGCGCGAAAATTGCGTTTGCGCGGATCACCAGATAAACGCCCGCCGTAACCATCGTCGCTGCGTGAATAAGCGCGGACACGGGCGTCGGACCCGCCATCGCGTCGGCAAGCCAAGTATGAAACGGAAACTGCGCGCTTTTGCCCATCGCACCGATAAATAAAAGCGCTGCGATCAGGGTTAAAATTTCAGGCTCCAAGCCCGCCGCGTTCGCAAATACTACCTCGTAGCGTAGCGAGCCGAAATTTAAATAGATCAAGAAAATTCCAAGCAGCATCCCAAGATCTGCGATACGGTTCATTATGAAAGCCTCGTTGGCGCACCAGCTGTAATTGCTCCTGTTGTACCAAAAGCCGATCAGCAGCCACGAGCAGAGTCCGACCCCCTCCCAGCCGATGAAAAGCCCTAAAAAATTATCGCTCGTTACCAAAACCAGCATCGAAAATACAAAAAGCCCCAGGAAGCTGAAAAATTTAGCGAAGTTTTCATCATCCCACATATAGTAGATCGAGTACACGTGCACTACGCTGGAAACGATGCCTACGACCACCATCATCACCGCACTTACGCTATCTATGAGAAAGCTAAATTTTGCGTCCAAAAATCCCGTGCTTATGAAATCGGCTAAGCTTACGCTGATTAGGCGGTTGTCAGAGACGAGCTCCATCAAAGCAAGCGACGCGATAGTACTTAAAATCACCAGCGCCGAGCAGACTACGCCAATAAACATCTTATCTTTGGCGCGAATGAAAACGCCTGCGAAGATCGCCGAGGCAAGCGGTGCGAAAAGGGCGATTAAGAGCCACACAAAAACGGTATCAAGCATCCGGTCCATCCTTGGAAGGATTTTTAAAATTTACGAAGCTGTCAAGTTCGATGCTGCCCGTTTTCTTATACCACAAGATGAGTAGTCCAAGCCCCACAGCCATCTCGCTCGCGGCAATCGCGACGATGAAAAGCGCAAAAATTTCGCCGTTTATGTTGTCGTAAAATTTCGCTACGGCGACAAGAGCTAAATTTGCGGCGTTTAATAGAATTTCGCTCGAAAAAAAGAGCATTATTAAATTCCGTCGCTTCATCATACCCGCAAGCCCGAGCCCAAACATCATCGCAGCGACGATCAGATAGTGATTTAGACTCATTTTATCCCTCGCTCTCTTCGTATGTCAGGCTTGCGTCCATCTGCTTATGCGCAAGCACGATAGCGCAGATCATCGCCACGAGCAGCATCACGGCTGCAAGCTCGAAAATCGCTAGATATTTCGTAAAGATAATCATCCCAAGCGCCTCGGTATCGTCGGTGTTTAAAATTTTAAGCGTTTCTACGTTGTTCGCAACCACCGCGCCAAGCACGATAATCACGAGCAAAAATGCGATCACGCCGCTAAGCGCGAAAAATAGCCTTGTGCCCTTTTTTGGCTCGCTTACGTTTTTATCCGCGCCCAAAAACATCAGCGCGAAGCCGTAAAGCACGATAACGGCGCCCGTGTAAACTATGATCTGCACCACGCCTAAAAACTCCGCATCCAGCAAGAAAAAAAATCCGCTCATAAAAACCATGCCGCCGGCCAGCGCGCTAAGGGCGTAAAGGACGTTTTTGCTAAAAACGCTGATGCCGAAAAGCGCCAGGCAAACCGCGCTGAAAAAATAAAATGCAAGCGTTTGTATCATTGCTCCTCCCCCTGCGCGGCGGAATCTTCAGCGCTTTGAGAGGCGGAATTTTCTTTGGAATTTCGCTGCGAATCAAGCGTAGAATTTTCAGCTTTCTCAGTAGAATTCTTTTTGGAATTTACCTTAGATTTTTTGCCTCGCGCGGCGGAATTTCCCGCGTCTTGCGGAACGGAATTTTCTTTAGAATTCTCCGAAGAATCGTCGTTTGTAGCGGAATTATTTTTAAAATTTTCCGTAGAATCGCCGACAGAATTTTCAGCGTGCGGCATAACGGAATTCTCTTTAGAATTTTTACTTTGCATGGCGGAACTCTCTTTAGAATTCTCCGCAAAATTTTTACTATCCGTAGCGGAATCTTCTGCGCTTTGCGAAGCAGAATTTTCTTTGGAATTTCGCTGTGAATCAAGCGTAGAATTTTCGGCGTCCGTAACAGAATTTTCTTTAGAATTTTTAGCGTCCGTGGCGGAGCTTTCCTTTAAACTTGCCCGCCCGACGTCTTGTCGCTCGGCTAAAATTTCGCCGCTTAAGCCAGCGCCCTTTGAAAATAGAATTTTATCGTTAGCGGCACCCTCTTTTTTAGAGCTTTCCGCGGCGCTGCTTTTTAAATTTGAATCCGCGCTCTTTAAGCTTGGCTCGTCGCTTGCGGCGTCGCTTTTTATATAGGCGTTCGGCGTCATCTTGATCCGCGCGCCCGCGTTTTCATCCAGGCTGCCGTAGCCCGCAAACTCCTGCGCCGCGCCGTTTAGGCATAAATTTTCGCCGCGGATCAAAAGATCCTCTTTAAAGCCGTAGTATGCCCGCTGTTCGCTCGCAAGCTCATATTCACAACCGTGCACGATAGCGATCTCTGGGCAGACATCCGCGCAAAGCCCGCAATAGACGCAGCGTCCTAAATTTATCGAGTAGTTGTCTACCTTTTTGCGGCCGTCGGCGCCGAGGCTGGTCTCCATCGCGATGCAGTTCGCCACGCAGATCTTCTCGCACAAACCGCATCCGATGCAGCGCTCGCTGCCGCTTTCAAGCAAGCGCATTAGCTTGTGCACGCCGCGATATCTAGGCGGCATAACAAATTTTTCCATAGGATATCGAAGCGTGTGCGAGCCGCCGCGCTTAAACATATTTTTTAGCACTACCCACAGCCCCACGAAAAGCTCGCCGTTAAAGGTGCGGGAGAGGAATCTACGAAACTTATCGCCGCCGGATTTAATAGGGGCTCGTTTATCGATCTGAGCGTATCTTGCCATCGCGCCCTCCTTAAACGATCGCTAGCGCCGTAATTAGCACGCAAGCAAGAGCTAGCGGCATGCAGACTTTCCAGCAAAGCCCCATCAGCTGATCGGGGCGCAGATGCGGCCACGCCGCGCGAGCCCATAGAAAGCAGAAAAACACGAGGCTTGATTTTAATACCATCATAATACCGCCGGGGATAAACCAAAACGCGTTAAATCCGCCCAAAAACAGTAGCGTCGTAACGACTGAGTAGGTTATGATATTGGCGTATTCGCCGATAAAAAACATACCCCAGCGCATTCCTGAATACGCCGTACCTGCGCCCGCTACGATCTCGGTTTCGTTTTCGGTAAGGCACAGCGGCGTGCGGTTGCACTCTACGAAGGCGGCGATGAGAAATAGCGCGAAGCAGACGGGCTCTTTCCAGATAAACCACTTGTCGATGCCGCCGCTTTGCGCGCTTACGATGTCTATAAGCGAGAGTGAGCCCGTGATCATCACGATAGGGATCAGGCTAAGCCCATTTATCACCTCAAAGCAGCTAATCTGCAAAAACGCGCGAAACGCGCCTATCGTTCCCCATTTATTGTAGCTTGCAAGCCCTCCGATCAGCAGTCCGTAAACGCAGGTGCCGCTAGCTCCGAGCAGGAATAAAATTCCCACATTTATATCGCTTAAAATCGGCTGTATAGCCCGCCCGCCGATAGTAAACTCCGGCAGCAGCGGCACCACCGAAAGCGCCACAAAAGCTCCCGTAGCCGAGATTATCGGCGCGATTTTAAAAAGAAGCTTATTCGCCCGCGCAGGGATCGCGTCCTCTTTGGTAAAAAGCTTTATCATATCCGCGCCTACCTGCAAAAGCCCTGCAGGCCCGACCATAGAGGGCCCGATCCTGCGCTGCATAAAGGCAAGCACCTTGCGCTCGGCGTAGGTCGCAAGCCCCGAGAGCAGCGCGATGACGGCTAAAATCACAAGTGCCTTTAAGACGGTGGCTACGAAATAAAATGCACTATCGCTCATCTGCCCTCTCCTTTGAAATTTTCTCGATTTTTACGCCGGCGTAGCGCGAGGTTTTGAAAAATATCTCGCCGCGTAGTTTCTCATCAAAATACGGCAGATACGCGCCGCTAAAGCCCATATCGATCTTTACGCTAGCGACGATTTCGCGCTTTAAGCTTACGAGCCCCTCTGCGCCGCTTTCGCCATTTTCATTACCGAAGGCATCGGCTTTACGCGCAGCACTAACGCGATCCGCTTTTTTTGCACCGCTAGTGCCGCCCTTGTCGCTTTCATTATCAGCAGCGCCAGTTTTGCCCGCGCCGCTAGTTTTTTCATCATTGCTCGCGCCGTCTGCTTTGTAAATTTTAACGACGTCGCCCGCGCTCACGCCCAGAGCTTCGGCGATGTCGGGGCTTAGATACAGCGCGCCCGCTTCGCCCAGCCCGCTGCTTGCGCCGCTAAATTTATTGAATTGATGCAGCGGATTTGCCTCATAGATTAAAATTTCGCCCTCGCCCGCGCTAATCGGCGCTGAAAGCGAAATTTCAAACTCCTCCTCGCTAGCGGCGAGCTCCTCGTTTCGCAGCTCATATCCGCGGTGGTTTGCGCCGCCGTTGTCGTAAAAATTTTCTAAATCGTCAAATTTAATCGGCTCAAAATCCGCGCCCAAGCTAGGCGTATAGCCAATCGCATGCTCCGCGCAAACCCCAAGCGCACAGGCGATGTCGTTTAGCTCGTATCCGCCGTAATCAAGCGCCGCATTGGTAGGCACCACGCGCTTATCGTAGTTCGTAAACGTGCCCTCCTGCTGCACCAAGCTAGGCGCGTCCAGATCCGCTTCCAGCACGCCGAAGCTTATATCGCCCGCTTCATTGTAGCCTAGCGCCTCGCCCGCGCTCGCTTGCGCGCTAAGCTCGCAGATGAGCGCGACGCCCAGACTGTTCGTGCGCGGCGGCACCAATAGCACCTTAAATGGCGTGTAGCACTGCACTAAACCCGCCAGGCGCGCGAGCGTAGCGCTATTTGGCGTGCGGATAAAATCCTCGCCGATGATGAGCGAAAAACGCTCCTTTTTGGCCAAAATTTCATCTATTTTTTGCTCGTCCAGACCCAGCGCGCGGGCAAAATTTGAAATTTTACTTTCCGCAGGATTTTCGGAATTCTGCGCGGAATTTTTTGCGGAATTTTCAGCGTTGCCGTCAGCACTTGCGGAATCTGCGTCGCCGCTCGCACTCGCAACGTTCCCAGAGCCATTTGCCTCTGCAGAATTCTCAGGATTTCGCGAACCCGCGGATTTCTCGTCTAAATTTTCCTTCGCCGCGGCATGCGAAATTTCAAATTCCGCCGCGAGTTTCGCATCCAGCCACTCAGGCAGATCGCGCCCAAACTTTTGCAAGATCCAAAGCAGGATCTGTGCCTCCAAGCCCGCGGCGTGCGGCTGATGGATAAAATTTTTGCCAAAGCCCTTAATGCCCTCGTCGCAAAACGGATGAAAATAGATCCCGCTTGCCTTATTTAGTTTGCAGGCGCTGTTTACCGCATAGCCCAGATTTGGTGCGTCGCTACGTAAAAACGTGCCGCAAACTACGATGAAATCGCTGTTTTTAATCGTCTGCGAATCCGCATTATAAAATTTCGCGCCGCTAAGCTTAGAAAATTCGCGTAGGAATTTTTGATACGCAAGCGCTTCGTCGTTAATCAGAGCGAGCTTAAATTTTTGCCGCAAAAGCTCTAAAATCCGCGCTTCTTCGTTGGTAATGAAGCTATTAAATTTGATATTTTTAATCTCGCCGTCCTCGATGCCGCGCACGATGCGGCTAAAAACCGCTTCGTTTTTGCTCGCTCGCTCGTTTGAAAAATCCCAGCCGAAGCGCGCTCCTGCATGCAGGATGCTAAAATTTATGTCGCTACTAACGCGATAAATTTTTTCACGCGGGTCGCCTATGCCGCGGCGCTTGACCTCGTAATAAAGCAGCTCGCAGTCGCTGCTGTGCGGATTGGAAGCGGGGATTTGGCGCAACTCCCAGGCGTTTGAAACGTATTTAAACGCGCTCTCTACCAGAGCCCCCGTCGGGCAGACCGCTGCGCTCTCGCCGTAGTTTGCGCAATCATCCTCATCGTTAACCCGCGCGATTAGGCTTTTTTGCAGCTTGTTCCACACGGCGTAGGCGTCTTTTGGCATCGCGTCCTTTTGCTCCTTACTCGGCGCGTCTCCGCCGCGCGGAACGAGCTTAAACGCATCTACGCCCAGGCGGTCTTTCGCGGCGGTGATACAGCGCTCGCAAACGATGCAAAGGCTAGGATCGTAGCTTAAATATCCCCAATCCTGCACCTCGCGCGCCGTATCGCGGATAGCGTAGCTTTGGGCATTTGTGCGCATCAGATGGGCTAAATTTTGAAGTTCGCACTCACCGCTTTGATCGCAAACCCCGCACGCCATCGGATGGTTGATACAATAAACCTGCGTGATCGCCTCGCGCTCGGCGTCGATCTCGGGACTGCGGCTGTAAACGACCATGCCGTCCTTGGCCTTGGCGTTGCAGCTATAGACGCGCTTGCCGTCCGCTTCGACCATACAAAGCCTGCATGCGAGCGTCGGCGTACCGCCGCTTAGATAACAAAGCGCAGGGATAAAAACGCCGCAGCGACGCGCGACCTGCAAGATATACTCGCCCTCGTCGCACTCGCAAGCTTTACCGTCGATTGTGATCTTTGCCATTTTAAACCTTAGAAATTTCTGCGAGTTCGAAATTATAACCGCCAAAGCCCTGCCCGCCCGAGCCCAAAAGCGCGATCGTGCCCTTTAGCTCCTCATCCAAAATAAATTCTTTTTCTAAATTTAGGTGCGGCGTCTTTATGCGGACGCGATCGCCATTTGCGATCTTTGCGACCATGCTAAAATACCTTCCGCCGATGAGTTTATCGTCCGCATCGTGTTTGAAAACCACGGCGCCGTCGAAATTCTCAGGCTCTTTAAGCGGGCTTAAATTTGCCCGCTCTTGTGCGCCCAAGTCCGCTCGCTCGCCGCGTAAGCTTAAAATTTTAATCTCGAACTTCGTCGCTATGAGAGATAGAAAGGCTTTGATATTTTCGGCGTCGGGATGGGTTTTAATGAGCGCATCGTCAATCAAAATCGCGTCGCAGCCGCTTTGCAAAAACTCGCAAATCTGCTCGATCTCCTCCTCGCCTACGCTGCTTTCGCCGCTTAGATACTCCAGATCCAGCTCCGCAAAATAGGGCTCGTCGCAAAAACTAGCGCAGATTAGCGCCAGCACGAAGCTTTGCGCGCCGATCTCGCATTTTATCAGCTCGCCTGGAAGATGCGGATCTTGCAGCGGCGATACGCTTAAAATTTCAGCGCTCTTAAAACCTTCTGCAAGCGCGGGATTTTGCAAGCTAAGCAGCGACGCGAAATTTAAAATTTTCATCCTCTCCCCTTTTTGGCGACGACCATCCAATCGACTTGGTTATAACGAATCGAGCTTAAAAGCGTGGAATTTAGCCCCTCTACCAGATCGGCGCTTTTTTGAACCGCGCTGAAATCGCCCATCTCAAACATAAAGATCATCGTCTCGCCGCGAGCGGAATTTTTCAAAATTTCGCCCATGCGGTTTAAAAATTTATCGCCCAGATGCCTCAAATCGTAGCGCTTCATCGATCCACCTCGCCTAAAATGATATTCGTGCTGCCGATGATCGCCGCTGCATCGGCAAGATACTGCCCGGGCAAAATTTCTTCATAGACCGCGCAGTGCCAAAAGCTCGGCGTGCGAATCTTAAGGCGGTACGGGCGGCTTTCGCCCATCGAGCGGATATAAAATCCAAGCTCGCCTTTAGGACTCTCGCTCGCGGCGTAAATTTCGCCCACGGGCGGGCGCAAACCCTGCGTAACCAGCACGAAATGCTGCATCAGCGAGTAGTTCTGCGTCATGATCTGCTCTTTGCTCGGATTTACGTAAGCGGGATCGATCGCTAAAATTTGCGGATCGCTTAGCGGATAGTGTTTCGCGCACTGGCGCAAAATTTTAAGGCTCTCGCGCATCTCCGCCATATAACACTTATAGCGCGCGTAGCAATCGCCCTCGCTCGCATACGGCACGTCAAAATCAAGCTCGTCGTAGATGAGATAGGGCTCTTCTTTTCGAATATCCCAAGCATGCCCGCTAGCGCGGAGCGTCACGCCGCTACAGCCGCAGCTAAGAGCCGCTTCGTGCGAGATCACACCCACCCCTTCGGTTCGCATTAGCCAAATTCTATTCGTATCGAGCATATCTTCAAATTCTTTAATATCGCTTGGAAATTCCTCGCAAAACTTTAACATCTCTTCTAGCCAGCCGTTAGGCAGGTCCAAAAATACGCCGCCGATTTTGATATTATTGTGCGTAAGGCGCGCGCCGCAGTATTTTTCTATCAGATCGAGTATATATTCGCGCGAGCGAAAGCAATAAAGAAATACCGTCATCGCGCCGATGTCAAGCGCGTGCGTGCCCAAAAACAGAAGGTGCGAGCTGATGCGATTAAGCTCAAGCAAGATCGTGCGGATGATCTGCGCGCGGCGCGGCACTTCAATGCCGCAGAGCTTCTCGACCGCGGCGCAAAAGCCGTAGTTGTTCGAGCCCGATGCGATGTAATCGATGCGATCTGTTACTGGAACGAACTCCGCGTAGATCATATTTTCTGCCATCTTTTCGATGCCTCGGTGCATGTAGCCCACGCCGGGGCGGGCGCGCACGATGCGCTCGCCGTCAAGCTCCAGCACGAGCTTTAGTTGGCCGTGCGCGCTTGGATGCTGCGGACCGAAATTTAAGATCATATTCGCGCCCTCGCGCTCGTACTCGATGTTTTCGAAAAACGGTCTTAGCTTGCTTGGATTTTGCATTATTTTCTCTTTGTGATGATCTTGTAAATTCCGCGTTTAACGCGTTTTACGAAACGCACGCCGCCCTCTTCCTGATATTCTTGTAAAATTTTCTCTTGCGGCCGCGGCTCTCCGTAACCGCCCTCGTGATAGAGCCGCGCGAAGTTAAAGGTATCTTTTTCATCCACGAATGCGGAATTTCGGTTTTCTTCGCCGATCCGCTCGCGCGCGCCGACCCCAAAAATTTTATCCACCTCGTACCACTTCGCAAACTCGTCTCCTTGCAGCGGATAGGACTTTAAAAGCGGGTGTCCGAACCAATCATCGGGCATTATTAGGCGCGCTAAGTTCGGATGATTTTCAATCCAAACGCCCATCATATCGTATAGCTCGCGCTCCGCCCAGTTCGCGCTTTTATAGATGCCCGCAGCGCTTTGCAAAAAGCTCTCATTCGGCACGAAGCACTTTAGCCGCGCGCGGCGCG
The nucleotide sequence above comes from uncultured Campylobacter sp.. Encoded proteins:
- the nuoL gene encoding NADH-quinone oxidoreductase subunit L; the encoded protein is MLDTVFVWLLIALFAPLASAIFAGVFIRAKDKMFIGVVCSALVILSTIASLALMELVSDNRLISVSLADFISTGFLDAKFSFLIDSVSAVMMVVVGIVSSVVHVYSIYYMWDDENFAKFFSFLGLFVFSMLVLVTSDNFLGLFIGWEGVGLCSWLLIGFWYNRSNYSWCANEAFIMNRIADLGMLLGIFLIYLNFGSLRYEVVFANAAGLEPEILTLIAALLFIGAMGKSAQFPFHTWLADAMAGPTPVSALIHAATMVTAGVYLVIRANAIFALAPEVSGFIVCLGAFVAVFAASMALVHNDLKKIIAYSTLSQLGYMFVAAGLGAYWIALFHLATHAFFKALLFLGAGNVMHAMKDDLNIQNMGGLYKFMRPTAILMCIGSLALCGFYPFAGFFSKDKILEAAWSADAYFIWALLFAGAAMTTFYSVRLIMLVFFGKAKYSHHPHEAKGFALIAMGVLAVPAVIAGFFEHDFAEFVLNILPGFKISIPHGVEVILIALTLAMISAVAIGTIWTYGKGKFSQNLKNCKFYKILIAQYFIPQIYERVIVRGYAKLSEICAKCDGAIIDASVDLIARVAVKSGEGADRASNSGDLSANLRWMVLGSFILLILAFAL
- a CDS encoding NADH-quinone oxidoreductase subunit G, with product MAKITIDGKACECDEGEYILQVARRCGVFIPALCYLSGGTPTLACRLCMVEADGKRVYSCNAKAKDGMVVYSRSPEIDAEREAITQVYCINHPMACGVCDQSGECELQNLAHLMRTNAQSYAIRDTAREVQDWGYLSYDPSLCIVCERCITAAKDRLGVDAFKLVPRGGDAPSKEQKDAMPKDAYAVWNKLQKSLIARVNDEDDCANYGESAAVCPTGALVESAFKYVSNAWELRQIPASNPHSSDCELLYYEVKRRGIGDPREKIYRVSSDINFSILHAGARFGWDFSNERASKNEAVFSRIVRGIEDGEIKNIKFNSFITNEEARILELLRQKFKLALINDEALAYQKFLREFSKLSGAKFYNADSQTIKNSDFIVVCGTFLRSDAPNLGYAVNSACKLNKASGIYFHPFCDEGIKGFGKNFIHQPHAAGLEAQILLWILQKFGRDLPEWLDAKLAAEFEISHAAAKENLDEKSAGSRNPENSAEANGSGNVASASGDADSASADGNAENSAKNSAQNSENPAESKISNFARALGLDEQKIDEILAKKERFSLIIGEDFIRTPNSATLARLAGLVQCYTPFKVLLVPPRTNSLGVALICELSAQASAGEALGYNEAGDISFGVLEADLDAPSLVQQEGTFTNYDKRVVPTNAALDYGGYELNDIACALGVCAEHAIGYTPSLGADFEPIKFDDLENFYDNGGANHRGYELRNEELAASEEEFEISLSAPISAGEGEILIYEANPLHQFNKFSGASSGLGEAGALYLSPDIAEALGVSAGDVVKIYKADGASNDEKTSGAGKTGAADNESDKGGTSGAKKADRVSAARKADAFGNENGESGAEGLVSLKREIVASVKIDMGFSGAYLPYFDEKLRGEIFFKTSRYAGVKIEKISKERADER
- a CDS encoding NADH-quinone oxidoreductase subunit J, which encodes MIQTLAFYFFSAVCLALFGISVFSKNVLYALSALAGGMVFMSGFFFLLDAEFLGVVQIIVYTGAVIVLYGFALMFLGADKNVSEPKKGTRLFFALSGVIAFLLVIIVLGAVVANNVETLKILNTDDTEALGMIIFTKYLAIFELAAVMLLVAMICAIVLAHKQMDASLTYEESEG
- a CDS encoding NADH-ubiquinone oxidoreductase subunit E family protein, which translates into the protein MKRYDLRHLGDKFLNRMGEILKNSARGETMIFMFEMGDFSAVQKSADLVEGLNSTLLSSIRYNQVDWMVVAKKGRG
- the nuoK gene encoding NADH-quinone oxidoreductase subunit NuoK, whose product is MSLNHYLIVAAMMFGLGLAGMMKRRNLIMLFFSSEILLNAANLALVAVAKFYDNINGEIFALFIVAIAASEMAVGLGLLILWYKKTGSIELDSFVNFKNPSKDGPDA
- the nuoD gene encoding NADH dehydrogenase (quinone) subunit D — protein: MQNPSKLRPFFENIEYEREGANMILNFGPQHPSAHGQLKLVLELDGERIVRARPGVGYMHRGIEKMAENMIYAEFVPVTDRIDYIASGSNNYGFCAAVEKLCGIEVPRRAQIIRTILLELNRISSHLLFLGTHALDIGAMTVFLYCFRSREYILDLIEKYCGARLTHNNIKIGGVFLDLPNGWLEEMLKFCEEFPSDIKEFEDMLDTNRIWLMRTEGVGVISHEAALSCGCSGVTLRASGHAWDIRKEEPYLIYDELDFDVPYASEGDCYARYKCYMAEMRESLKILRQCAKHYPLSDPQILAIDPAYVNPSKEQIMTQNYSLMQHFVLVTQGLRPPVGEIYAASESPKGELGFYIRSMGESRPYRLKIRTPSFWHCAVYEEILPGQYLADAAAIIGSTNIILGEVDR
- a CDS encoding NADH-quinone oxidoreductase subunit M; this translates as MEYFLSLVIFFPAVAAVLGFLIDEASIKTYAVTMSFIEFVLSLVLWILYEPVDGIAFSVLHPFISEYGINYFIGVDGISLFLVILSTLVTFLALLSLSIKERAKNLIICILFLEMTMVGVFVALDAILFYIFWELSLIPMLYIIGAWGSGKRIYAAVKFFIYTFLGSMFLLVGLVAMSYFYHEATGEYSFNILDWQSLSLPLSTQIPLFLAFSVAFAIKTPCFPFHTWLPYAHGQAPTIGSVLLAAVLLKMGTYGFVRFSLPMFPDASVHFSGMMCAVAIVMIIYASFIAFAQKDIKQVIAYSSIAHMGVIMLGIFSMSAEGVSGAVFLMISHGIVSGGLFMLVGFLYDRRHTKLFSEFGGLARVMPLYAFCFCVVLLGSIGLPLTIGFVGEFLSLAGIFKISFSYALLGGLGIIMGAIYSMNLYKKTFFGALVHEENKKLSDLNRTELCSIVPICTLVVALGVAPNLMLKSIEPSVTQSLELMFNKASQTATRAYMEKANFKVRSDAK
- the nuoH gene encoding NADH-quinone oxidoreductase subunit NuoH, producing MSDSAFYFVATVLKALVILAVIALLSGLATYAERKVLAFMQRRIGPSMVGPAGLLQVGADMIKLFTKEDAIPARANKLLFKIAPIISATGAFVALSVVPLLPEFTIGGRAIQPILSDINVGILFLLGASGTCVYGLLIGGLASYNKWGTIGAFRAFLQISCFEVINGLSLIPIVMITGSLSLIDIVSAQSGGIDKWFIWKEPVCFALFLIAAFVECNRTPLCLTENETEIVAGAGTAYSGMRWGMFFIGEYANIITYSVVTTLLFLGGFNAFWFIPGGIMMVLKSSLVFFCFLWARAAWPHLRPDQLMGLCWKVCMPLALACVLITALAIV